Below is a window of Campylobacter canadensis DNA.
TTAACTCTTTTTCTTACGCATTTAATGAATGTATTAATGCTTCAACATTAATTTTTAAAGGTATTTACAAATTAATATCAATGCAAATCTCGCCTGATAATTTAAGCGGAGTTATAACGATGGGCGATATTACAACAAAGGCTTCTGAGCTTGGTTTGAGTACTTTGCTGTTAATAGCTGCATTGATTTCTATTAATCTTGGTATTATGAATTTATTACCAATACCTGTTTTAGATGGCGGGCATATTATTTTTAATTTTTATGAATTAATCTTTAAAAAAGAAGTTAATGAAAAGACTTTTGAATATTTAAGTTATATAGGAATGGCTTTTTTATTAAGTTTAATGCTATTTGCAACTTATAATGATGTAAAAAGGATATTTTTACCTAATTTATGGTAATTATAAAATATCCTTTTGAAATTTAAGCAAATAGCTTAATATTTCTTCTTTTTTACTGTTTTTATTTACTTTAATTTCTTTTACAATACTAGTTTTATTATTTACATTTGCCAAGATTAAAATTCTATTTGCAAGACTTAAAGCATCGTTAATATCGTGAGTGATAAAAATTGCATTTTTAATATAATGTTTTAAAATTCTATGTAAAAATATTTTATTTATACTATCTAAAGCACTAAAAGGTTCATCTAATAAATAAAGATCTGCTTGTTGTATTATTGCTCTTATTAATGCTATTTTTTGTCTTTGACCACCGCTTAATTGATATGTGTAATAATCTTTGTATTCAAGCATTTTAAATTCTTTTAATAAAAAAATAGCCTTTTTATAAGCATTTTTTTTATCTTCTTTAGCTATTAAAAGTGGTAAGGCAATATTTTCTAATACAGTTTTATGAGCAAATAACAAATCTTTTTGCTGCATATAGGCTAATTTTATATTTTCTTTATAAAAGCTAATTTCTTCTTTATTATTCATTATTTGATTTAGCAAGGTGCTTTTTCCTATACCGCTGCTTCCTATTATTGCTAGGTATTCGTTTTCTTCTAGGTTAAGATTGATATCGTTTAAAATTTGCTTATTCTTATATGAAAAATTTAAATTTTTTATTTTTAAAATACTCATTTTAAATACTCGTTTGTAAAACCTACATTTAAAGGTATTTTATTTTTTAAAATCTCTTTTTTATTTAACCAAGAATAAAATTCATTCCATCTATTTGCATCAATAAAGCCCCATTCTTCAGGTTTATCAGCAAATTGTTTTGATAGATAAATAAGAGAATTAAGTATAAATTCTTTGTTTTTTGCAAGATTTGGAGCATATTTAATCAAGATTTTTGCACTTTCTTGTGGATTTTTCATAGCAAAAATATAACCTTTTTTAATTGCTTGTAAAACCTTTTTTGCTAGTTCTTTATTTTCTTTTAACCAATCGTTATTTGCGATTATGATTGGCGAGTAATAATCAAGCTCTTTTATGTAATCTTTAAGATAAAAAAAGTTATATTCTAGCTTTAATGTTTTAGCCAATACTCCATCCCAAGCATAATAAACCCAGCAAAAATCAAAAATATTATTTTTTAATGAACTTATTGAATTTGAATCTTGGTTTGGTACAAAATTTACATCTTTTATAAGATTTTCTTTAAAAATCTCTTTTATCATTGCTTGTTCAACTGGGTCATTCCAGCTACCATATTTTTTTCCTTGCATTTTATCAATACTGTTAATGTCTTTTGTGCTTAAAATCCCACTTGTATTATGTTTAATAATTGCAGCAACAGCACTAATGTTTGCTCCTTTAGCTAATTTTGCAGCAAGGCTTTCTTGAAAATAAATTCCAAATTGAACTTTTTTGTGTATTACCATATCGCTTGTACTATCTTCAAGTGCAGATAAGATATTAAGCTTTATATTATTTTCTTTAAAATAACCCTTTTCAAGGGCTACAAAT
It encodes the following:
- a CDS encoding ATP-binding cassette domain-containing protein, translating into MSILKIKNLNFSYKNKQILNDINLNLEENEYLAIIGSSGIGKSTLLNQIMNNKEEISFYKENIKLAYMQQKDLLFAHKTVLENIALPLLIAKEDKKNAYKKAIFLLKEFKMLEYKDYYTYQLSGGQRQKIALIRAIIQQADLYLLDEPFSALDSINKIFLHRILKHYIKNAIFITHDINDALSLANRILILANVNNKTSIVKEIKVNKNSKKEEILSYLLKFQKDIL
- a CDS encoding ABC transporter substrate-binding protein — translated: MEKIILLFTLFFLFSCSNKNEKEVDFMLDYTINTNHIGLFVALEKGYFKENNIKLNILSALEDSTSDMVIHKKVQFGIYFQESLAAKLAKGANISAVAAIIKHNTSGILSTKDINSIDKMQGKKYGSWNDPVEQAMIKEIFKENLIKDVNFVPNQDSNSISSLKNNIFDFCWVYYAWDGVLAKTLKLEYNFFYLKDYIKELDYYSPIIIANNDWLKENKELAKKVLQAIKKGYIFAMKNPQESAKILIKYAPNLAKNKEFILNSLIYLSKQFADKPEEWGFIDANRWNEFYSWLNKKEILKNKIPLNVGFTNEYLK